A single window of Aspergillus puulaauensis MK2 DNA, chromosome 5, nearly complete sequence DNA harbors:
- a CDS encoding uncharacterized protein (COG:G;~EggNog:ENOG410PI35;~InterPro:IPR020846,IPR011701,IPR036259;~PFAM:PF07690;~TransMembrane:12 (i52-70o90-107i119-139o151-170i182-201o213-235i283-303o323-340i347-370o376-397i409-429o441-463i);~go_function: GO:0022857 - transmembrane transporter activity [Evidence IEA];~go_process: GO:0055085 - transmembrane transport [Evidence IEA]) produces MTSTPEKEKGETPYHLEAVEAIETLGEIKPVSPDLEPIDQALERKVLRKCDLHVVPILTALFLFAFLDRINIGNARILGLEEDLGMGGHQYNVALFVFFIPYILFEVPSNMLLKRIKPSVWLSGIMAGWGIVTVCQGVTGSFEGLVVCRVLIGALEAGFMPGSVYLINMYYRRHELQWRLNFFFSASIFAGAVSGFLAYAIANMDNVAGYKAWRWIFILEGLATIVLAVIAKFLIVDWPESATFLTDDERALLLRRLAEDQGEAQMDKMDKKALKRTFSDPKIYLGPIMYFGIVNTGYAVSFFTPTILRQLGWTAIRAQVMSIPIYAVAMVITLSTALLSDRLAHRYAFTLAGVLIATMGYVLLLCQASIPVGARYFALFAITGGGYLTQPILMGWLSNNMSGHYKQSIASAMQIGFGNCGGLVASNVFFDSEAPTYKTGFGVSLGMTWVCGLSCAVFLGYLVRENRVREKGGRDYRFGLEEEERRNLGDDYPAFRFTY; encoded by the exons ATGACCTCAACAcctgaaaaagaaaaaggggaGACCCCCTACCACCTCGAAGCCGTCGAAGCCATCGAAACCCTCGGCGAGATCAAACCCGTCTCTCCAGATCTCGAGCCGATAGACCAAGCCCTCGAGCGCAAAGTCCTCCGGAAATGTGACCTGCACGTCGTCCCCATCCTAACagcgctcttcctcttcgccttcctggACCGGATCAACATCGGGAATGCACGCATCCTGGGGCTAGAGGAGGATCTCGGCATGGGCGGACACCAATATAACGTCGCGCTGTTTGTGTTCTTCATCCCGTACATCCTGTTTGAGGTGCCGAGCAACATGCTGCTGAAGCGGATTAAGCCGAGCGTGTGGTTGAGTGGGATTATGGCGGGCTGGGGCATTGTTACGGTTTGTCAGGGCGTGACGGGGAGTTTTGAGGGGTTGGTGGTTTGTAGAGTGCTTATTGGGGCGCTGGAGGCGGGATTCATGCCTG GAAGCGTATACCTGATCAACATGTACTACCGCCGCCACGAGCTCCAATGGAGACTGAACTTTTTCTTCAGCGCGAGTATATTCGCCGGTGCTGTCAGCGGT TTCCTCGCGTACGCAATCGCCAACATGGACAACGTCGCCGGATACAAGGCCTGGCGATGGATCTTCATCCTGGAAGGCCTCGCAACAATCGTCCTCGCCGTGATAGCAAagttcctcatcgtcgactGGCCCGAGTCAGCCACATTCCTAACAGACGACGAGcgcgccctcctcctccgccgtctaGCAGAAGACCAGGGCGAGGCACAGATGGACAAGATGGACAAGAAGGCATTGAAGCGGACGTTTTCTGATCCGAAGATTTACCTAGG TCCAATAATGTACTTCGGCATCGTCAACACCGGCTACGCCGTCTCATTCTTCACACCCACCATCCTCCGCCAACTCGGCTGGACCGCAATCCGCGCCCAAGTCATGAGCATCCCCATCTACGCCGTCGCAATGGTGATAACGCTCTCCACGGCGCTTCTCAGCGACCGTCTCGCGCACCGATACGCATTCACACTCGCGGGGGTCCTAATCGCAACAATGGGATACGTGCTGCTGCTCTGCCAAGCATCCATCCCCGTGGGGGCGCGGTACTTTGCGCTCTTCGCGATTACGGGCGGGGGCTATCTCACGCAGCCGATTCTGATGGGGTGGTTGAGTAATAACATGTCCGGGCATTATAAGCAGAGTATTGCGTCGGCGATGCAGATTGGGTTTGGGAATTGTGGGGGGTTGGTGGCGAGTAATGTGTTTTTTGATAGCGAGGCGCCGACGTATAAGACGGGGTTTGGGGTGAGTTTGGGCATGACTTGGGTTTGTGGGCTGAGTTGTGCGGTGTTTTTGGGGTATTTGGTGAGGGAGAATAGGGTTAGGGAGAAGGGGGGGAGGGATTATCGGTTTGggcttgaggaggaagagaggcgGAATTTGGGGGATGATTATCCTGCGTTTAGGTTTACGTATTGa
- a CDS encoding polysaccharide lyase family 1 protein (CAZy:PL1;~COG:G;~EggNog:ENOG410PIPP;~InterPro:IPR012334,IPR002022,IPR011050;~SECRETED:SignalP(1-16)), with amino-acid sequence MKYILSIALSATLATAQSVSGSAEGFASGVTGGGDATPVYPSDAAELESLLSGDGSQVIVLTKTYDFTGTTATGTACYSWGEGEGCQAILQDDCGSDPSTIATYDAAGPTPIPVSSDKTLLGQGEGAIKGKGLSFTGGASNVIVQNIKITDLNPAYVWGGDALTFDGSSSIWIDHVETSLIGRVHYVFGFEANSQITLSNNFLNGETTYSTSCDGYQYWGMELVGADDSITFKGNYLYKTSGRAPALSGTTKFHACNNVWSDNTGHAIEGNQQGQGLFEGNVFTDVANIADSTTWEGGSLFLSSADGSGNDACSSYIGRDCVSSVYTNSGGGEGYTDASFLSDWADLTIAECSEASEIESSVPDSAGATL; translated from the exons ATGAAGTACATCCTCAGCATTGCCCTCTCGGCAACTCTAGCCACCGCACAATCCGTCTCTGGATCCGCCGAGGGCTTCGCATCGGGCGTCacaggcggcggcgacgcAACTCCCGTCTACCCATCCGACGCCGCCGAGCTCGAAAGTCTCTTATCAGGCGACGGCTCACAGGTCATCGTTCTGACCAAGACCTACGACTTCACAGGCACCACAGCCACCGGCACAGCCTGCTACTCATGGGGCGAAGGCGAGGGGTGTCAAGCCATCCTGCAGGACGACTGCGGCAGCGACCCGAGCACAATTGCGACGTATGATGCGGCCGGTCCAACGCCGATTCCTGTTTCCTCGGACAAGACGCTCCTTGGACAGGGCGAGGGCGCCATTAAGGGGAAGGGGTTGAGTTTTACCGGTGGGGCGAGTAATGTTATTGTCCAGAATATCAAGATCACGGACTTGAACCCGGCGTATGTCTGGGGTGGGGATGCGTTAACTTTTGATGGGAGCAGTTCAATTTGGATTGACCATGTTGAG ACATCCTTGATCGGCCGTGTGCACTACGTCTTTGGCTTCGAGGCAAACAGCCAGATCACCCTGTCCAAcaacttcctcaacggcGAAACAACCTACTCGACCAGCTGCGACGGGTACCAGTACTGGGGCATGGAGCTCGTCGGTGCAGACGACTCCATCACCTTCAAAGGAAACTACCTATACAAAACATCCGGCCGCGCACCCGCACTCAGCGGGACAACCAAATTCCACGCCTGCAACAACGTCTGGAGCGACAACACCGGGCACGCAATCGAAGGAAACCAGCAAGGCCAGGGTCTCTTCGAGGGGAACGTGTTTACGGATGTGGCAAACATCGCAGATAGCACTACCTGGGAAGGTGGATCGCTATTCCTATCTTCGGCGGATGGGAGCGGGAATGATGCGTGCTCGAGCTATATTGGCCGGGATTGTGTGAGCAGCGTCTATACGaacagtggtggtggcgAGGGGTACACGGATGCGAGCTTCTTGTCTGACTGGGCGGATTTGACGATTGCGGAGTGTAGTGAGGCGAGTGAGATTGAGAGTTCTGTTCCTGACAGTGCGGGGGCGACGTtgtag
- a CDS encoding uncharacterized protein (COG:Q;~EggNog:ENOG410PJTN;~InterPro:IPR023753,IPR036188;~PFAM:PF07992,PF13450;~go_function: GO:0016491 - oxidoreductase activity [Evidence IEA];~go_process: GO:0055114 - oxidation-reduction process [Evidence IEA]) — MPKPKRVAIIGAGPSGLAMAKTLLQNFPQGTFSPVIFEKKHRIGGLWAVDYPSSIPGSSSTSTSTSTSNSTSTLAAGVPSSEYRSRGFVDPWMKTNLSRFSVAFSDLSWETALGCSEVPVFPCAWEVRRYLEKYAEVYIPRECLRLGRRVLKVIRCEEGNARARMGWKVSWTDDQESEAARVSGLQDSRVQTDEFDFLVVASGHFGTPSFPNIPGLEGFPRTVHSSNLQNPDDIRGLLGNSPKGKLVVIGGSMSGVEAASSLALHISSLDFTPGSASQAGKDYEVWHVGSGPFWVLPTYLPHQYAGDYSEKDSIPFVPLDLSLYDLGRRPPGMSELAFGPVSPEQISKRNQFFRDMLGKNYGEFGGINITDGQGKENERPPWVGIADYYAEYIRSEAIKTVAGRACSVASPQPEKRTIDIQTPTGMTSLTDVAAIVVATGFKPSDSLSFLPQDILSTLEYSKNDHFLPLILDNWSSAHSEIPDLGFVGFYRGAFWGPAELQAQNLAQTWAKVDLESETPASLPAEEQRSRAAERQKVREFRDFKPAALRGQFPLGDYVGLMRSLARGVNRARLPIEIGRGGGVQPAGPVVPARYPPYPTGRDTQVRNTSQGEVDITMKVLNSTLSAELGQACVGTEAAVFRALHGQWNFERVQTHADAHEVVSSGRVTFHPRYPSCSGYGAEYLCEEMKGDSMTSTSVYRLCDTSRHPNQAAISVWSVDEEISPNAAGELVSELHLGPVGKVLGSGEILIEAKNTNESPTHIYKFYFDRVAITRWSHLVCQQGDGVNRYTTQYSRPADA; from the exons ATGCCCAAACCAAAGCGCGTCGCCATAATCG GCGCCGGCCCCTCCGGCCTCGCAATGGCCAAAACACTCTTACAGAACTTCCCACAAGGAACATTCAGCCCGGTTATATTCGAGAAGAAGCACCGGATCGGCGGTCTCTGGGCTGTTGATTATCCCTCGTCTATACCGGgttcatcttcaacttcaacttcaacttcaacttcaaatTCAACATCAACCCTGGCAGCCGGCGTTCCTTCCTCTGAATATAGATCCCGAGGCTTCGTGGACccgtggatgaagacgaaTCTGAGTCGCTTCTCAGTTGCGTTTTCTGATCTGTCGTGGGAGACGGCACTTGGTTGTTCGGAGGTCCCTGTTTTCCCGTGTGCGTGGGAGGTGCGTAGGTATTTGGAGAAGTATGCTGAGGTTTATATTCCTCGTGAATGTTTGaggttggggaggagggttttGAAGGTGATACGGTGCGAGGAGGGTAATGCTAGGGCTAGGATGGGGTGGAAGGTTTCTTGGACGGATGATCA GGAGAGCGAAGCGGCTCGTGTATCTGGCTTGCAAGATTCAAGAGTACAGACGGATGAGTTTGATTTCCTTGTCGTGGCATCAGGCCACTTTGGGACTCCCAGTTTTCCAAATATACCCGGACTCGAGGGCTTCCCCCGTACAGTCCACAGCTCGAACCTGCAGAACCCAGACGATATACGCGGTCTACTCGGGAATTCACCTAAAGGAAAGCTAGTTGTCATAGGCGGAAGCATGTCAGGCGTCGAGGCCGCAAGCTCGCTTGCCCTTCACATCTCCTCTTTGGACTTCACCCCTGGCTCTGCTTCTCAAGCTGGGAAAGATTATGAAGTGTGGCATGTCGGTTCTGGGCCGTTTTGGGTACTTCCTACTTACCTGCCACATCAATATGCGGGTGATTATTCTGAAAAAGACTCGATACCGTTTGTGCCGCTTGATTTATCTCTGTATGATTTGGGTCGGCGGCCACCCGGCATGAGTGAGCTTGCTTTTGGACCTGTCTCCCCGGAACAAATCTCGAAGAGAAACCAATTCTTCCGGGACATGCTTGGAAAGAATTATGGCGAATTCGGCGGCATTAACATCACTGATGGTCAAGGGAAAGAGAATGAGCGGCCCCCGTGGGTGGGCATAGCCGACTACTACGCCGAGTATATTCGATCCGAAGCAATTAAAACCGTGGCAGGTAGAGCCTGTTCAGTGGCCTCTCCACAGCCTGAGAAAAGAACAATTGACATTCAGACCCCTACCGGAATGACATCCCTTACCGACGTTGCCGCAATAGTGGTAGCAACAGGATTCAAACCCTCTGATTCCCTCTCATTCCTACCGCAAGACATCCTGTCAACCCTCGAATACTCCAAAAACGACCACTTCCTCCCACTTATTCTAGACAACTGGAGCAGCGCGCACAGCGAGATCCCAGATCTAGGCTTCGTCGGGTTCTACCGAGGCGCGTTCTGGGGTCCTGCCGAGCTACAAGCGCAGAATCTAGCTCAGACCTGGGCCAAGGTCGACTTGGAAAGTGAAACTCCGGCCTCCTTACCAGCTGAAGAACAGCGTTCAAGAGCTGCAGAGAGGCAGAAGGTTCGTGAATTTAGGGATTTCAAGCCTGCGGCACTTCGTGGACAGTTCCCTTTAGGCGATTATGTGGGGTTAATGAGGTCGCTTGCTCGGGGAGTGAACCGTGCCAGGCTTCCTATTGAGATAGGTCGGGGTGGAGGTGTCCAGCCAGCAGGTCCTGTTGTTCCTGCTCGATACCCGCCATATCCCACTGGACGAGACACTCAGGTGAGGAATACTTCGCAGGGAGAAGTGGATATAACAATGAAGGTTTTGAACAGTACTCTTTCTGCAGAGCTTGGCCAAGCCTGTGTGGGTACGGAAGCGGCAGTTTTCCGGGCATTGCACGGCCAGTGGAATTTTGAGAGAGTGCAGACTCATGCGGATGCGCACGAAGTTGTATCATCGGGGAGGGTAACCTTCCATCCTCGCTATCCATCCTGTTCAGGCTACGGAGCGGAGTATCTCTGTGAGGAAATGAAAGGCGACTCAATGACTTCAACGTCAGTCTACCGCCTGTGTGACACATCCAGACACCCAAATCAAGCTGCGATAAGCGTTTGGtctgttgatgaagagataTCTCCAAATGCAGCTGGTGAGCTGGTGTCGGAGCTGCATCTTGGCCCGGTAGGGAAGGTGTTAGGTTCAGGGGAAATTCTCATTGAAGCCAAGAACACCAATGAATCTCCAACGCATATATACAAGTTCTACTTCGACCGCGTGGCTATCACGCGCTGGTCCCATCTGGTTTGTCAACAAGGGGACGGGGTGAATCGGTATACGACGCAGTATAGCCGACCCGCGGATGCATGA
- a CDS encoding uncharacterized protein (COG:C,H;~EggNog:ENOG410PGHD;~InterPro:IPR036188,IPR002938;~go_function: GO:0071949 - FAD binding [Evidence IEA]), with protein sequence MPDPQNPLRIAIIGAGPAGLGAAIALQPLPFASLRIYDQASELREIGTGLNIQRNTWRMLDVLGASRNIKPEEIFRAADGHAMQHRNGRTGELLAEHRQGDTPKHHLHARAFRSVLQRALLANIDRANLRLSSRLTHIIENPSGSLSLSFEDGHKDEVDLLIGADGVRSVVRQFAFPEYKLVYTGKTAYRGLIPTEKLLAIPGFPDAVTFWHGPKDWVYTCNLRHGMYELTCTAGVPDNGDRVSWGEKADIEEFRKPWKDFGPLVQTILSHATEVQRFALFAGPRLESVAKGSIALVGDASHPLSGAFGAGAGFALEDSYVLAQAVAWAYDRKHSISRGLDLYDRVRSPHYKAMYDILDDFRRSDVEMEQLGLSFDEGVAHTIRDKWGTGFSWLYSYDVCF encoded by the exons ATGCCAGATCCTCAAAACCCCCTACGCATCGCCATAATCGGCGCCGGCCCAGCAGGTCTCGGCGCCGCAATCGCACTGCAGCCCCTCCCCTTCGCCTCCCTCCGCATCTACGACCAAGCATCCGAGCTTCGAGAAATCGGCACAGGACTCAATATCCAGCGGAACACATGGCGCATGCTAGACGTCCTGGGTGCGTCGAGGAATATCAAGCCCGAGGAGATCTTCCGCGCTGCAGACGGGCATGCCATGCAGCATCGGAATGGGAGGACGGGGGAACTGCTTGCGGAGCATAGACAGGGGG ATacaccaaaacaccatcTACACGCGCGCGCATTCCGCTCTGTCCTTCAGCGCGCTCTGCTGGCCAATATCGACAGGGCAAACCTGAGATTAAGCTCCCGACTTACACATATAATCGAGAATCCAAGTGGTTCGCTCTCACTGTCCTTCGAAGACGGACACAAAGACGAAGTCGACCTCCTGATCGGCGCAGACGGAGTCAGATCTGTAGTCCGCCAATTCGCGTTCCCTGAGTACAAGCTCGTTTACACGGGCAAGACTGCATATCGCGGACTAATACCGACTGAGAAACTGCTGGCTATTCCTGGATTCCCCGACGCGGTAACATTTTGGCATGGGCCTAAGGACTGGGTGTATACTTGCAATCTGCGGCATGGGATGTATGAACTTACCTGCACGGCTGGGGTTCCTGATAATGGGGATAGAGTTAGTTGGGGAGAGAAGGCAGATATAGAGGAGTTTAGGAAGCCGTGGAAG GACTTTGGCCCGCTTGTCCAGACAATCCTCAGCCACGCAACGGAAGTTCAACGCTTTGCGCTTTTTGCAGGCCCGCGGCTGGAGTCTGTAGCTAAGGGATCGATTGCATTAGTCGGGGATGCATCTCATC CACTATCTGGAGCATTCG GCGCAGGAGCCGGATTTGCCCTGGAAGATAGCTACGTCCTCGCCCAAGCAGTGGCGTGGGCCTACGACCGGAAACACAGCATATCTCGGGGTCTTGACCTATACGACCGAGTGCGCTCCCCGCACTACAAGGCGATGTATGATATCCTAGACGACTTTAGGCGCTCGGATGTCGAGATGGAGCAGCTTGGGCTGTCCTTTGATGAGGGGGTTGCGCATACCATTCGCGATAAGTGGGGGACAGGCTTTAGTTGGCTTTATAGTTATGATGTATGTTTCTga